The genomic window GAATATAGAAGTCTTTTTTGTTGTAAATGTATAGCGCAATCATTCATTAGTGTACATATGAGAGTAATCGACCCCCTTCTCCAATCGTTTCTCCATTCACATCATTGTGTACATCAAACAAGGGGAAGAGACCAGCAATAGCAAAGTACGAACGGAGAATCTTTTAGAGCGACAAGAGGAAAAGTGGATATGATGACGCTGGAAGATGATGCTAAACTGTGACGCGTACGATTTTAAGTGACGGTCGGGTCTCCGCCAAATTCGGCTTCGTTTCACGATGCGGCTGTCACTAACGCACGGCAAGTAACTATATCGTTGTCATTTGCTGTAGTGCTACAGCTGCTCTATTCCTTGATTCTCATACTAATTGGAAAAACCTACCGACCTACCAAGCTCCATAACCCCTAGATTTCTACGGCCTGTACTAACAATCCGTTCCGATGGAAGACTTGAGTTCCATCTCTCGATCTCTTAGGGAAATCCTCAACTCCTCAAGTGCGTATATTTGGCTTGTCATCAGAATGGAAGCTAATTTAGTCCTAACAGCTGAGGGACAAGGAACTCTGGCTGAATTCGTCCAAAAGTACCTCGAATCGGATGATACTGGAGTTCAGAGGGCAGCATGCGAGGCGATACTTGAGCTTTTGGAGGAGGGCGATGAGGAGACTCGAGCGCAGAGACGTGTGAGCCATAAAATCATTGGGGGGACGGGGTTTGATTGCTCATGTTTACCTGATAGACGCTCTTATTAGAAGATAGTGCCCTGACTCATATATCACTCATCATTCCCCTGTCAAGCACGGCCCCTGCGACGGTACACAGGTTGATTCAACTCATCTCGACGTATTCAAGACCCCGGGAAATACTTATGGGATTATCAGAATCCCTGCAATATGTGATTGATCGGGCCGAGGGATTTACTGTAAGCGATGACGAGGGAAATGGTCAGCCGTtggacgatgatgatgtcgATTTTGAGTCACTGTGGGCAGAATGGCAAATGATCATTAGCGGACTCGTGATAGGTATGTTTTTCAATGCCCTATAAGGATCCAGTTAGGCATACCCGCTGATTATTTGTCAAGCTATTCCGCGACTTCCAAATGTCAGAAGCACCCCTACACTCTTATCTCTTTCTGAAGAGATTTCACAATCCATCAGGTCACTCGGTCCTCACACATCTACTTTGTGGTCCAGGACTTGCTTAGTGATGCTTTGTTCCCTGGTTGATAACACATGGAATTGGACCCAAAGAACAACGGATAAAGGTGGAGAACAAGCTGTAAGATTGAAATCACACTCTTCCCCGCTATTGTGACGTATTGATGAAGGTATACTCAGTCATTACTATCCGGGATTTTGTTTGAGGCTCTTGTTTTGCTCGGCGACAAGGTAGATGCTTGCCTCACGGAACGATGGTTCCTGCAAACCTTCCCCAAGTATGGAAATGGCCCTCATGTTTCCAAACTACCTGAGGAGCATGACGGAAAGTGGCTTGGGGGAGCTGTGGTGTATAAGAGGGCTTTAGTAAGCGATTTTTGTCATCAACGTGTTTCAAACTGATGTCTCCCTACTAGGATATCGCTGAGAAGCTGTGTCCTACCCCATCTCTTATTGATCGAATCATCTACTCTTCCAATCGCTCCGCCCATGGTACATTTGCCGCATTCAACATATTAGCTGCTACCATTCCCCTTGGTACTATCGATTCCCATCTTCCTGATCCACTGCCACAAAGCCTCTTGGAAGATATAATGCCAGTCATGTGCGCCGCTCTCAGCGGAACAAGTATAGATGCTGGTGCTGTATGGCTATGGTGGATCGCCAACAGAGCTCTTGAGACCAAGAAGGACGGGGCACAAGTAGTCAATATTGGGTATGATGAAGTGACCATGTTGATCGAGGCGAGTTTATGAGACATGCGTGAATACTGCAGGGGCTGACGATCCCCAGTTACTTATACCACTGACCGCCCAACACCCTGGTCCCGTCATGCGGCTGGCCTTATTCAAACTCATTGGGACCTTAATATCGTTGTTGCCAAGCAGAAGCAAGATTCTAGCTCTAAGACATGTAAGTGGACCCATCTGACTTGAGCATTCCATTCTGATCAATTATCAAAAGCTTTTGGAGCCTGAGAATCCCTTCGATACAGTTCGCATAGAGAGTATGTCCATATTACGGGAGGAAACGGCCAGTAACAATGTGTGTACATACGTCTTCCAAATTGAGACCTCTTTCACTAACACAGTTACTTACAGGACCTTTTGTCACCCGAGCTTCTTGCCCAACTCGCCCCCATCTTGTTTCCCCCACCAACTCTCAGCGACCCCGATTCACCATTCAATCTCTCTTGCTCTGATCTTTTATCTTCACCTAATCCGTCATGGTGGACAGAAGTGGCTAATTACATTTGGTTTTTGTCCATCCGTGACAATACCAGTAGGTCAGGCGTGAGAAGTACCTACAGGGGGGAGTTAATCGTGTGGCTTGAGGCGGTACGCTTAAAACTGAATGAGACTGTCAGATACATACAGGAGGAGAATGACAATGTAAAGGAAGTGGCAGAAGTGCTTCCCGGCCATGGGGTAGAGTTTTTCTTAAATCGTTGGGGGGATGCCTTAGATAGAGCAAGAGCGGTGCTGGATGTATGATGCCCAACCACTCGATGTTAATCGTGCTTCATAGCATATCCATAGCGATCTGAAATACAACAGTGCCATATGACCTAATGAGCGCGTGTATTTATAATTGCGGAGTTGATACATGAAATATTTTACGAAACCTTCCCAGCCTGTCTCATTGCCAGCTTTATTCTTGACTTTAATGACAATGGCTTTCCCCACCTTTGAACATCTGAATTTCTTGCTTTTTGCTGCATAGTTGTCGCAGCTATTCCAGATGCCTCCGACAGTCGCTTGGCCAATGGCTCTTCCGTCGACTGACCAGCAGTCGTTATAAGGGAGGTTAAACCATGTAATTTATCCAATTGCACTTTCTCTTTGAAAGGTATCACGGACAAGGATAGACCAGCGGATGCGGACAGTCTTCTGCTCTTTGACTGGATTATTTGATCAGCCACGCTGGATGCTGCTGTAGTCGTTGGGCGATATCCCGCTGGTGGAATCTCAGTCCTTGATTCACCAGTCATTCCTTCCCCTTTTGTCATGACCTCTCTCAGTCGTCTGCTAGCCATTTCTGTGTACTTCCTTTTAGCAATTTCCACCCTATCTGTAGCTGACGGTCCTAGGGGGGACGATCGTGGCGTCAAAGGTTCATCTTTCACCTTGCAGCCCGATAGGTCGGCCTCTGATTTTGACCTCTTCTGGCCTTGCAATTTTGGACTAGGCGATAGGAAATCAGGTATGTCCGTAACGCTGAGGTGACTTGCTGATCTCCAAGCGGCGTCTATCGAGTCTTGAAAGCGAGGGGAATTTTTTCCATAGGATGACGCTGATAAACACTTGTAGCCTAGGGAAGAGTAGGCGATCGAAATCAAAGAAAGTGCAGAAAGAGCTTCCGTCCATTGTCGTTCGCGAGGATCATAGATCTTTTGGAGCCTTGGCCATCGTAATTCGTAAAGCTACATAGGCCTGTCAGATGAGGGCACCCGACCATCGGTAAGAAGGGACAGACACATGCCTCTGAACCAGGCAATTTTTGGAATCCAGCACCCATGACTTCGACACACATAGGCCTTTCGAAGAGCACAGAAGGTGGCGTCATCCCCCTCTGTAATGAGTATGTCCAAGATAGACCGATTAACCGCTTTCCGATTGATTTCTAGTGAGTCACAttcctttctctccctTTGTGACTCACTCGTTTAAATGGATCGTCCTTGTCAAATGGTTTATTTTTCCATCTACCTAGTCGTATGTTCTCATTATACGCCTCCAGTTCACTTCTGCTACAACCATAAGAAACGAGGAATAGAATCTCAAAATGAGGAGTCTCGCAGCGAGATTTGGCGCGCTCTGCGTTAGTGAGTGCACCAACGTAGAACGTGGTAAAGACAGATGTATCGACTACAGTGACTTGTATTAGCTCTCCGAGGGGCTATATGGAGCAAAGCGCGCACCTCGTAACTCTCGTGCCCGATTAATGTCCCAGCCTGCGCCAAGAAGGACCAAATCAATACAATCACCCAGGTTTGGAATGTAGTCTTTCTATCCAAGACAGCAGTGCTTGAGATCAAGTCCTTACGCGCAAGCAGCACAGGCATACATACCTTCAATTTTACCCATTGCCATTGCATTTTAGTGTAAGTGGACTCGGCGGCTTTGATAACCAAACCCTCtgaggaaaaggagagtTAAACATGGTGAGATAGCTAAAAGAATTTGAATAGCTCACCTTCCCGAAGATTGATGTTCTTTTTGAAGACATATTCCAGGTCCTGTTTGTGAATTTAGTTTAAAAAAACAGTCCCGATTACTCACATCCAAGGCATGCTCCGGCTGGCCTTGCAAAGAAATTTTGGTGCTTTCAGCCAGCTGACTCTATGCAACGTCAGTAAAGGAAGATGTAACTTTCAGGATTTCTCGATTTACAAAGCCCGGTATAATCATGATGACGTCCTCTAGCAACCTCCTTCGCTCTTCGTAAGTATGGTTGAGCAGTCCTTCACCATCGATATGCAATATATCAAAGAAAACGAGGCACAAATGACGGCTTGTAACGCTCGGGAGGCTTTTGCCGGAGCTGGGGGATTGTAAGTCGCTTTATGATTAGGTAATTGAAATTCAACCTACAATGCCCAGTTCATAGCCCCTGCTGAAACCCCTGCGTGTCCCAACCACCAGAACTCCTCTATTCCTGGCCCACGATCTCCTTCTCTAGAGTTTTCGTTGAAGGGCACAACCTCTGCCTCTAGAATGACAGATTTGTGAACCTTGCGTTGAGGACAAAAGGCAATAGTTGACTGTGTTCTCTGTGACAGTAACCGGTGCAAGGGAAGACTCGGATTTACAGGAAGGTTGAGAGCATGGCATATAATACTGCTAACATCAGTTTGAGCGTCTATTGCCTTGAGCTAGTATGTCTTACGCATGAGTATTGAGCCTGTCTTGAGTGCTATCCCTGGTGGATTTGCTAAAAATCGTAATCTTGGGATATGGATTTTGGGCATCCACGTGAATTTGCATGCTATAATCAGAGTGAGACGGTTAACAATGGCGTCAAAGAGGTTACGGATGACTTGCCGATAGCCGTCATACTTGGTCTCTGCCCAGATAGCCTTAGAACATCCCCGGTATCTTGTGCCGGTGAATTCTTTTATGGTATCTCGAATTGATCTGCCTTTCTTGCATTTTGGGATCTTTTTCAATGGTCAGCTGAAGACGCTAGTTTAATAAAGTCCTACCACAAAAACCCTGAACTTACTGCGACATTGACCCCTACGATAGGCCCATGGTTCTTGGAGGGGTCCATTAGTGGATTTTGTTCCAGAAGATCCGCGCAAAGGTCCAAGTTACCATATCCCCCGTTGTAGAGATCCCACATACGTTTATCCCAGCACTTCATTGCGTCTTTTAAGCTCAGCTGGCAAGGCGAATTTTTAGTCTTGATCCGCAGCAAAGCAGTAGGGTTCCTAATGGGTAGACATGGGATCGGATCCTGAAGGGGCCGCAGATCGCGCAAAATAATCTGAGTGAGAACGGAAAGAGCGTAGGGTGAAAGTTTCCATTCGCAATATAGAATAGTAAGTATTTTTTCAATTGGCCGAGGAGCATCAGGAAGTTGAGACAGTTGAgagaatgatgaagaagcgGCTAGCTCATCAAGCAAGGTGTCCAGCGCACTTATGGTTAGAAGGGATCTGCCATTCTCGCCGGATGTCGACTGCTTCCGGATCAGATCTTCTTTAAGCCTTCAAATATGCCAGATGACGTACTCGATTTTTTGCTAGTGCTTCTATCTCATGACCTAGACAGCCTGTCCCTGTTTCACCTATATCATTCCAGCGAACATTGTCCCATTGGTTCAAGGTTTTTGCGCCCAAAATTTTGGAAAGCTCCTGGACAAGCTTTTGTTCCTTCAGTCcatatcttcttctgggTCCCAAATGGGGGAATAGCAGACGAAATAGACGTTTCCCAGTGTGAATGGGAAAGGGTTTGCACAGATGGTTGAGCCATGAGGTGAATATTTCATCTGGCGAATAGAGGTCGTTGGTCACTTGAGACCTCGGTGGATTTCCAAGGCGATAGATAAGCTTAGCAAAGCTATAGAACAAGCAGCTTTAAGCATTCTTATCTGTCAGCTgttctccttccccttACTCACCTTTCGAACAAAATATCCGTCATCGACATGGGTTACTCTCGCGTCTGAACCTGACACAAAGGACGCGAAATTGTGGGAAGAGGAACTGAAGGTACAACCAAGAGCCTGAAAGAGAGACGTCATCCACAGATAGAGACTGCGTATGCAGATTATATTAGTCCCTTGCCGAAGATTCCTCTGCCTTTATTGCTTGTGAGATTGTCAATGTGAGGTAAGGCATTTGTGGATCGATGGGGACGGTATCAACGAGCACTCTCGCGAGAAGTCAAAAGTCGCGGCGAAATAATAAAGTCGCGTCAACTGTCCCTTACGGCCGGAAATTTGCAAACCTTGCGATTCCTTAGATCAGAAAGAGACATGATCGTTTTGGGTTTTGAGTGCAACGCACCCTGGCTGTTTTCAGGAAGTGCCTGAGGACAAGCTTAAAATAGACAATAGAAGAGCCCAATAATTTTTGAAACTGGGCTCTGATTTGGGCTCGATTAAGGACCTGATATTAGCTGAAGGGATTCTGGCTTCGGCACCATTGCACGGACGGTTCGTTTGGGCCAACGATAAATAACTCGATAAGCTAGCAGATTGCCGCTGCCATTCTGCACCCACTTCCTTCCGACATTACTCTGTCCACAAATCCTGTTGGAAGCCGTTTCAAAGCCTTAAATTGCGGTCAGCCTTTCATTAATCGCTCCTACCATCTTCTGCTCTACCTTCCGCCGTTTATCCCAGTTACAATTTCTCCGCGACATCCTATCTCCATGGCCTCCACAGCAGCATCAACATCCCGACTACCCCTCATTGAGCCTCGTGCCAAAAGGACGCATGCTAGACGTTCTTGTGTTATATGTAAGATCCGCAAAAGCCGATGTGAATGTGAGTGCTATATACTACATGCCCTATTTGAGATATATCT from Cryptococcus gattii WM276 chromosome E, complete sequence includes these protein-coding regions:
- a CDS encoding Hypothetical Protein (Similar to SGTC gene model, INSD accession EAL20861.1), whose product is MEDLSSISRSLREILNSSTEGQGTLAEFVQKYLESDDTGVQRAACEAILELLEEGDEETRAQRRTLLLEDSALTHISLIIPLSSTAPATVHRLIQLISTYSRPREILMGLSESLQYVIDRAEGFTVSDDEGNGQPLDDDDVDFESLWAEWQMIISGLVIAIPRLPNVRSTPTLLSLSEEISQSIRSLGPHTSTLWSRTCLVMLCSLVDNTWNWTQRTTDKGGEQASLLSGILFEALVLLGDKVDACLTERWFLQTFPKYGNGPHVSKLPEEHDGKWLGGAVVYKRALDIAEKLCPTPSLIDRIIYSSNRSAHGTFAAFNILAATIPLGTIDSHLPDPLPQSLLEDIMPVMCAALSGTSIDAGAVWLWWIANRALETKKDGAQVVNIGYDEVTMLIELLIPLTAQHPGPVMRLALFKLIGTLISLLPSRSKILALRHLLEPENPFDTVRIESMSILREETASNNDLLSPELLAQLAPILFPPPTLSDPDSPFNLSCSDLLSSPNPSWWTEVANYIWFLSIRDNTSRSGVRSTYRGELIVWLEAVRLKLNETVRYIQEENDNVKEVAEVLPGHGVEFFLNRWGDALDRARAVLDV
- a CDS encoding Hypothetical Protein (Similar to TIGR gene model, INSD accession AAW43915.1), giving the protein MTDILFESFAKLIYRLGNPPRSQVTNDLYSPDEIFTSWLNHLCKPFPIHTGKRLFRLLFPHLGPRRRYGLKEQKLVQELSKILGAKTLNQWDNVRWNDIGETGTGCLGHEIEALAKNRSTSGENGRSLLTISALDTLLDELAASSSFSQLSQLPDAPRPIEKILTILYCEWKLSPYALSVLTQIILRDLRPLQDPIPCLPIRNPTALLRIKTKNSPCQLSLKDAMKCWDKRMWDLYNGGYGNLDLCADLLEQNPLMDPSKNHGPIVGVNVAVSSGFFMQIHVDAQNPYPKITIFSKSTRDSTQDRLNTHAIICHALNLPVNPSLPLHRLLSQRTQSTIAFCPQRKVHKSVILEAEVVPFNENSREGDRGPGIEEFWWLGHAGVSAGAMNWAFSGKSLPSVTSRHLCLVFFDILHIDGEGLLNHTYEERRRLLEDVIMIIPGFSQLAESTKISLQGQPEHALDDLEYVFKKNINLREEGLVIKAAESTYTKMQWQWVKLKKDYIPNLGDCIDLVLLGAGWDINRARELRVDTSVFTTFYVGALTNAERAKSRCETPHFEILFLVSYGCSRSELEAYNENIRLGRWKNKPFDKDDPFKRLYELRWPRLQKIYDPRERQWTEALSALSLISIAYSSLGYKCLSASSYGKNSPRFQDSIDAAWRSASHLSVTDIPDFLSPSPKLQGQKRSKSEADLSGCKVKDEPLTPRSSPLGPSATDRVEIAKRKYTEMASRRLREVMTKGEGMTGESRTEIPPAGYRPTTTAASSVADQIIQSKSRRLSASAGLSLSVIPFKEKVQLDKLHGLTSLITTAGQSTEEPLAKRLSEASGIAATTMQQKARNSDVQRWGKPLSLKSRIKLAMRQAGKVS